One window from the genome of Nicotiana tomentosiformis chromosome 5, ASM39032v3, whole genome shotgun sequence encodes:
- the LOC138893082 gene encoding uncharacterized protein, translating into MRVSIHLSPSEKKEYTRFLEEYEDIFAWSYDDMTGLSTSVVDHELPTNSMCPPVKQKLRMFKPDMSLKIKEEVTKQIKAKKAFDKIKEYLSKPTVLVPLEPWRPLLLYLSVLDEDFGCVLGQHDETGMKEHVISYLSKKFTPYEARYSLLERTCCALTWIARKLRHYFCAYTTYLISRMDPLKYIFQKPMPTEKLAKWQILLSEFDIIYVIQKAVKGKVLVDHLAENPVGREYEPLKTYFPDEEVSFVGEDITETNDGWRMFFDGAANFKGLGIGAVLVSDTGQYYPVSAKLRFSCTNNMAECEVCILGLKLAIDLNIQELLVIGDLDLLVHQVLGEWATKNTKILPYLSYVQELRKGFTKIEFKHVPRV; encoded by the exons ATGCGTGTAAGCATTCACTTATCACCGTCGGAGAAGAAAGAATACACCCGGTTCTTGGaggagtatgaggatatttttgcatggtcctatgatgatatgaccggtttgagcacgtccgtAGTGGATCATGAACTACCTACCAACTCTATGTGTCCGCCTGTAAAGCAAAAGCTCAGAatgttcaagccagatatgagcctgaaaataaaagaggaggtcaccaagcagatcaaagctaag aaagcctttgacaagatcaaggaatatttatccaaaccaacTGTTCTGGTCCCACTAGAACCTTGGAGACCTCTGCTACTTTATTTATCTGTACTAGATGAGgatttcggttgtgtcttgggacaacacgatgagacagGAATGAAGGAACATGTCATATCCtatctaagtaagaagttcacaccctatgaagcacgatattctttgctggagcgcacctgttgtgctttgacGTGGATAGCTCggaagttgaggcactacttctgtgcctacaccacgtatctcatatcaagaatggatccgttaaaatacatcttccagaaacccatgcctacggaaaagttggcaaaatggcagatactacTAAGTGAGTTTGATATCATTTATGTAATTCAAAAGGCGGTCAAGGGGAAAGTGTTGGTAgatcatttggcagaaaatcctgtgggtagagaatacgaaccactgaaaacgtattttcccgatgaagaggtatcattcgtTGGAGAAGATATCACTGAAACCAATgacggttggagaatgttcttcgatggagctgcaaacttcaaaggattaggtattggagcagttttggTATCAGATACGGGTCAATactatccggtatccgcaaaacttaGATTTtcgtgtaccaataatatggcagaatgcGAGGTTTGCATCTTGGGGCTCAAGTTGGCCATTGACCTGAACATTCAagaattactggtaattggtgACTTAGACCTATTGGTACACCaagttctaggagaatgggctacaaagaataccaaaatattgccgTATTTGTCCTATGTGCAAGAATTGAGGAAGggattcacaaagatagagttcaagcATGTTCCAAGAGtctag
- the LOC138893083 gene encoding uncharacterized protein, translating into MDDLSGIRKDNVENVETSDSRNTPAQNELVQHLEQKILELQGKLEHVRNMPDVVLPEGYKPPKFEIFDGTSDPKVHLRTYCNKLVGVGKDEIICMKLFMRSLTGDAMSWFNTKNAPDVFYIQNLKKKPTKTFHEYATRWRSEVAKVRPALEEEQINKFFVRVQDPQYYKRLMFIQNHKFFDIIKLGERIKEGIKSAMWINPNNTYAYHSGMKGHIIDECRTLKDKIQTLIDTKVIQEKEAEPNIRNNPLPDHMSEGTQAPIEVEVAAPTPFEGEVTTPFTMMVAPMPSYKSNAIPWDYVAKARRKGKAKMEETGAAQGMTKTGRVYTPKNLGGTSKETASKSPVIETGPDDLWRKVQAREYSMIDHLNKTPAEISFLSLLQNSEAHRNALMKVLNEAYVPNNITSG; encoded by the exons atggacgatttaagcggtatcagaaaggacaatgTAGAGAATGTTGAAACCTCGGACAGTCGGAATACTCCAGCACAGAACGAATTGGTCCAACATTtggaacagaaaatattggaACTACAAGGGAAACTTGAGCATGTCCGGAACATG ccagatgtagtacttccagagggttacaaacctcctaagttcgaaatttTCGACGGGACTAGTGATCCGAAGGTACATTTGAGAACATATTGTAACAAGCTTGTAGGGGTTGGCAAGGATGAAATAATctgcatgaagctgttcatgagaagcctcactggagacgccatgtcttg gtttaacacaaaaaatgcaccagacgttttctacattcagaatctcaagaagaagccaacgaaAACTTTTcatgagtatgctactcggtggaggtcggaagttgcaaaagtaaggccagcactggaagaagaacaaattaataagttctttgtcagagttcaggatccgcaatactacaAAAGACTGATGTTTATTCAAAACCATAAATTTtttgacatcatcaaattgggagaaagaattaaagaagggatcaaaagcgcaatg TGGATTAATCCAAATAATACATATGCCTATCATTCAGGTATGAAGGGTCATattattgatgagtgtcgtactttgaaggataagattcagacattaattgacaccaaagtcatacaggaaAAGGAGGCTGAACCGAAtatccgtaacaatcctctcccggatcacatgAGCGAAGGG actcaggcaccaattgaagttgaggtagctgcaccaactccgtttgagggTGAAGTAACAACGCCCTTCACCATGATGGTAGCACCAATgccgtcttataagtctaatgctataccatgggattatgttgcgaaagcaagaagaaaaggaaaagcaaaaatggaagaaacaggtgcagcgcaaggcatgaccaaaactggtagggtttatacaCCCAAGAATTtaggaggaacaagcaaagaaactgCATCTAAATCGCCAGTCATTGAGACTGGCCCGGAcgacctttggagaaaggtgcaagcaagggaaTATTCTATGattgatcatctgaacaaaacccctgctgaaatatcctttttatcactgctgcaaaactccgaggcacataggaatgccctgatgaaggtgttgaatgaagcctatgtacccaacaacatcacTAGTGGATAG